The segment TGCATGAAGCTTGGACATGGTGCTTTCGCACTGTAGCAGTGTCAGCCAAGGAAACTATTTTGTACCTAGTGTTGGTAAAATCCGCAAGTTTCATCTTCAAAATAACACgctcttcaatgtttgcgAGCTTGCGGTTCGAATCAAGTTAGTACAGCTTGGAAGTCATGATAGGCTTACCAGCACCCTCTTAAGCCGTATGTGCGGCGCACACTGTGCGTAAGCCCAGACAATCCCATGAAAAAGTGGCATGCTGTTATGTGCCCTCGACCGCCCACTTCTAACTGCCTGTTGATCCTGCATCTCTCGAGGAAAGGTAAATAGACCTCCCTAGGGCGCTCTTCAAGATCGGGCGGTCCCAAAGGCAGAAGGTTATAAGATTTGGCACTCGACAGGTTGGCAATTCAATTAATTGAGAGTCCCCTTATGTGAAGCCTGAGCTTGGTGGCCTCAATCAGCAGCATGTCATTTGGAGCAGCTGACATGACAATGTCGGACTCTTTCGGGGCTCAGGCGCCGCCTTTTCACATCGGAAAGCATGATTCCAAGAGAGCTGTGCCACTGACGGACTTGCAATATGGATACTTGCTTAATCAAGGTGTAAGTGTGACAGATTTTACCATTGCGCAATCTATGCTGGCTGACACTTGGAAAAGATCAATTTTGCTACCACACCCGTCACAAATGATCACTTCAGGTCCAGGGTTTTCAAAATAGTTTCCGACCATCTGAAATTGTTGGCGGAGAACAACGAAGAGTCGACAAGCACGGTGACAGGGTCACGAGCCGACCCGATTATCCCACCTCTGACACCAGACGATACTGGTTTGTTTCCCTCGCCTACCGTCAACACGTATACAGCTTATATTAGCCCGTGGATCGACTTGTGCTCAAGCAATCCATTGATTGCTAGTATCTCGCGACAAGTGCTGAACCTCGAGATTAACTATGCCAACTTCTGCGGGGTGAGGAGTATCATCATCGCTGGACCATCTCGCGATGCCTCTCAAACCGGTGGAAACCAAGCTTTGGCACAGTACTCTCGTGCCGTGCAGGAGGCCCTTACCATAGGCAGTGCCCTGACAATTTTGGTCCACATGCCAATGTATCAGGAACCGACAACTGGGCAGGAGACTGAGACTCTGTCGTCACTTGAGGAGAGAACACCTGCATCACCGGGAAGCAAGGAGATTGATCTTTTTGCGGCGTGGGCTTCTTGGCACCATGTTCGATCAATCTGCAATTATAATCTCCGATTATTTGTGGGTATGTTTAGCAGCCATTTTGTGAGCCAATGCTAGAAGCGGCACGGCTAATGATGCCAATCTAGCTCTCCAAGTTCCCAGAATGATGCCCGAGAAAGACTTGCAAACAAGATGGTTTGCGGAGCCCCTGCACTATTTGACCATCGGTTCAGAAGTGTTCCAAAAGAACAAAAGTGGCTTTCCTTCTCTGTCAAAGCACCACCAGGAAATGATCTTCAGCTACATGAAACTGAAGGCCTCACCCTGGATTCTGCTGTGCGACGTCGGCCCTGACGCATCAAAGTTCAAGGCGAATGACCCATCAATCCTTTCGGTAGCTAACAGGCCAGAAATGACAGAAGACGACTTCCCCAGCCTAGCAGATGCTGCTGGCATGTCgaccaaccagaccagccgCCCAGGTGTTGACGCACACATGGCATACTTGCAATGGCTGGAGTCTCAACAACCTCCTTTGACGGCTCTGGAGTCACCAACTTTGACAAGTTTCCAGGATTGGTTGCAATCTCCACTTCAACCGTTATCAGATAACTTGGAATCAGCTACGTACGAAGTATTCGAAGGAGACCCGGTAAAATACGACCAGTATGAAGCAGCCGTCATTGAAGCACTGTCCGAATGGAAGGAACTCGACCTGCCTACCTCCAAGGAAGGTGTCGTTGTCATCGCAGTAGCCGGATCTGGAAGAGGACCCTTGGTTACGCGCGCGTTGAAGGCGGCAGAGTACACCGGCGTGAAAGTTGAAGTTTGGGCCGTAGAAAAGAATCCAAACGCCTATGTTTACCTCTTGCGCCAGAACCACATGCTATGGGGCGGAAAAGTCAACGTCATCAAGACTGATATGCGGGCTTGGAAAGGCCCCGTTGTGTCCCAATCTTCAGGCGGCCCTGTCTACGGCAAAGTGGATATTTTGATTTCCGAACTCCTTGGATCATTTGGCGATAATGAACTTTCGCCCGAGTGCCTGGATGGCATCCAGCACGTTCTTGCTAAACCGCACGGCATCTCCATTCCTCATTCTTATACGGCGCACATGAGTCCCATTTCTACGCCAAAAGTATACGGGGATATATTGGCACGGTCTGCTACTGAACCCACGGCCTTCAACACCCCTTGGGTCGTAAGGCTCTACGCCCTCGACTTCGTCTGCCAAAGGGTCCCTGGACATGCGCGATTCCAACAAGCATGGGAATTCTCTCACCCTATCCCGGAATCGACCCTGACCAACATTGATGCCCGGCGCTCCGGTGGCATTATGGGTGGCGGGGGCGGAAGCATGGCCGGGGCAGCGGGTGCAAATGACCACAACTCTCGATACTGCCATGTTACCTTTGTGTGTCGCTCACAGGGCGTCACACACGGCCTGGCAGGATACTTTGAATCTACGCTTTACGAGTCCAGGCTCGAGAGTCAGAAGGGGGAAAAGGTAGAGATCAGCACGCACCCTGAGAGGATTGACCAGAAGAGCAAGGATATGATTTCCTGGTTCcccatcttcttccctctCAAAGTGAGCCCATCCGGTCCCTGGTTGGTAAATGCAGCATAAACTGACTAGTGGTGATATAGGAGCCGATATCGTTCCCCGCCGACACAGAACTTGAAGTAAGCATGTGGCGACAAACAGACGACACAAAAGTGTGGTACGAGTGGCTTGTAGAAGCGTGGACGTGGGTGGGTGAATCGTCACGCATCAAGGTGGGATCTTCGGGGCTTTGCAGTAGCCGCAAGGTTGCCTGCCTGATGTAGATATCCCAGGGACCTATTTTGGATTATACAAAGATTGGGTCGGTTGGGATGAAACGGAAGGGGGATCACGATTGGTAGCGCTACGGTAGGGTCTGGGCTCAAAGAGTAGTGAATAGAGTCACCTCACTTTGTTTGCCCCGAGGGCTATGTGAAGCTCCATAGTCGGCCAGGTTTCAGAGTAacggtgatggtgatgtaCAATGCGAGGCAAGCCGATTTTAAGCGGAAAGGACTGGCAAATGTTGCTAATCAAATCTCTTCTCAAGCGAATATAGCGAGTTACTTCGGCCCTGGGCGAAGTATTTGGCCAGCGACGCCCAAGAACTAGGCCGGCGAGTGTGAATGACTTGCCTGTTGTTTCCGGCACAAGAATTTTCCGGTGGTGCTTGAGAAGAAACAGGCTGCTCTGTTTGATGCATCAAGGCACTTGGTACTTAGTAAGTAGTGATGCgttctacggagtacctggtGTGTGCTATTGACCTGACGCCGGAAAACGCCGGGTGCCCGTCCGCGCTCCTCTGCGCCCATCTTCACATGGGCTCAGCTGCCGCATCAGGcggaaggcggcggcggccagcgctCTGGTTGGCCCGGTACCGGCACCGTAGCCGACAGGGACGCCTCGCGGCTCTCGACCACCTggtttctcttctttctggTTCCGTTGACGGAGACTGCATAAGAGCCAGACACCCTCCTGCGGCTTTGTAGAGCCGTGATTGGAGCAGACAGCTGCCTTTTGTTTGAAATATCCGGGTGCAATTGAGCATTGCATTCCGGAGTGGTTCAAGCGCCTCGTTCCGAAGGGCTCGCATACGGCCTGGCCCCTCGGCGCCATGCGTCTCCCACTCTTGAGAGCCCCGGCTTCCACCCGACCGCTGGAGGGCACCTTGACATTAGCGCTGGCCGCTCTGCCCCGCCAAAGCCTCTATTAcccctccatgtccatttcTTCAACAAGCTCCAGCACCAGGTCTGGTCCGAGGCCGTGTTCTACTTCTTTACATCGACATCCTCGACCATTGTTCCAAGTTTCAGCCAGACGAGGACCCCAATCCGAATCCCATCCTACATCGAGTGCTTGCCGCCTTCAACAAGTCGCCAAAATGAGTTCCCAAGCTGCTCATCCTGCTTTGATGATTCCCGGACCCATCGAGTTCGACGATGCCGTGCTCCAGTCCATGGCTCACTACAGGTACGTCCTACCAAATGAAATACGTGATCCATGGGCGACAAGAACAACCGTGGGGGTTCAGACGCTTGTGTCTAGTTGCTGACTGTTTGCCGTTACAATTCGACAGCGAGTCCCACGTTGGTCCTGGCTTTGTCTCGACCTTTGGTGATACTCTCTCCATGCTGAGGAAGCTCTTCCGGACCACCAATCCTGCTTCACAGCCTTTCGTCATCAATGGCTCTGGTACTCTGGGCTGGGACATGGTCGCTGTCAACTTGGTTGAGCCTGGTGAGAATGCTCTGGTCCTGAGCACCGGCTACTTCGGAGACGGATTCGCCGACTGCCTCACTGCCTATGGCGCCAATGTAACCAAGATTACCGGGCCTGTGGGCAGCCGACCTCAGCCTGATGAGATTGAGAAGGCCCTCAAGCAAAAAAAGTACAAGATCATCACTGCCACCCACGTTGATACCTCGACTGGTGTCCTCTTTGACCTCAAGAGCCTTAGCGATGTTGTCAAGCGCGTCTCGCCTGAGACTCTTATCATTGCCGACGGTGTCTGCAGCGTTGCTTGCGAGGAAATTGCATTTGATGACTGGGGTTTGGATGGTGTTGTTACTGCTGGTCAGAAGGCTATTGGTTGCCCTACCGGACTGCACATCTCCATGTTCAGCGGCCGTGCCATTGATGTGGTCCACAACCGCAAGACGGAGCCCGCCACTTATTTTGCTTCTATGAAGAGATGGATTCCTAGTAAGAAGTCGCCGTGATATACTTGATACCTGACCGCTGGTAATAGCTGACCTCGGGTGTGACAGTCATGCAAAACTATGAGGCAAAGAAGCCTTCGTACTTCTCCACTCCTTCACCGCAGCTCATCCACGCCCTGAACACTGCCGTCAGCCAGATTCTGGCCCGCCCCTTGTCAGAGCGATTCCAGAGACACATCGAGGTCtccaacaaggtcaagaaggCTGTTGCTGACCTTGGCCTAAAGGTTGTCGCAGCCAAGCCCGAGGACCAGGCTCATGCCATGACTGCCATTTATCTGCCAGATGGTGTCAGCATTCCCGATGTCCTGCCCAAGCTGTTGAATAAAGGCATCATCTTCGCCGGTGGGCTGCATAAGGAGATTGGCACTAAGTATATTCGATTTGGACACATGGGACCCTCAGCTGTAAGCCACCCTTTCCCCCGGCTAGATTATATGGTTTATATTCTAGCAAAACAGTGTGCTAAGTTGCGCTTCT is part of the Metarhizium brunneum chromosome 4, complete sequence genome and harbors:
- the AGX1 gene encoding Alanine--glyoxylate aminotransferase 1: MSSQAAHPALMIPGPIEFDDAVLQSMAHYSESHVGPGFVSTFGDTLSMLRKLFRTTNPASQPFVINGSGTLGWDMVAVNLVEPGENALVLSTGYFGDGFADCLTAYGANVTKITGPVGSRPQPDEIEKALKQKKYKIITATHVDTSTGVLFDLKSLSDVVKRVSPETLIIADGVCSVACEEIAFDDWGLDGVVTAGQKAIGCPTGLHISMFSGRAIDVVHNRKTEPATYFASMKRWIPIMQNYEAKKPSYFSTPSPQLIHALNTAVSQILARPLSERFQRHIEVSNKVKKAVADLGLKVVAAKPEDQAHAMTAIYLPDGVSIPDVLPKLLNKGIIFAGGLHKEIGTKYIRFGHMGPSAMDPKRNDIDNALKALKESLAESGYKA
- the skb1 gene encoding Protein arginine N-methyltransferase skb1; this encodes MSDSFGAQAPPFHIGKHDSKRAVPLTDLQYGYLLNQGINFATTPVTNDHFRSRVFKIVSDHLKLLAENNEESTSTVTGSRADPIIPPLTPDDTGLFPSPTVNTYTAYISPWIDLCSSNPLIASISRQVLNLEINYANFCGVRSIIIAGPSRDASQTGGNQALAQYSRAVQEALTIGSALTILVHMPMYQEPTTGQETETLSSLEERTPASPGSKEIDLFAAWASWHHVRSICNYNLRLFVALQVPRMMPEKDLQTRWFAEPLHYLTIGSEVFQKNKSGFPSLSKHHQEMIFSYMKLKASPWILLCDVGPDASKFKANDPSILSVANRPEMTEDDFPSLADAAGMSTNQTSRPGVDAHMAYLQWLESQQPPLTALESPTLTSFQDWLQSPLQPLSDNLESATYEVFEGDPVKYDQYEAAVIEALSEWKELDLPTSKEGVVVIAVAGSGRGPLVTRALKAAEYTGVKVEVWAVEKNPNAYVYLLRQNHMLWGGKVNVIKTDMRAWKGPVVSQSSGGPVYGKVDILISELLGSFGDNELSPECLDGIQHVLAKPHGISIPHSYTAHMSPISTPKVYGDILARSATEPTAFNTPWVVRLYALDFVCQRVPGHARFQQAWEFSHPIPESTLTNIDARRSGGIMGGGGGSMAGAAGANDHNSRYCHVTFVCRSQGVTHGLAGYFESTLYESRLESQKGEKVEISTHPERIDQKSKDMISWFPIFFPLKEPISFPADTELEVSMWRQTDDTKVWYEWLVEAWTWVGESSRIKVGSSGLCSSRKVACLM